The Bacillota bacterium genomic interval AACTCCACCACCTGGAGCCGGATCCCCTGCTTGGCCAGGAGCGGCTTGACCACCTGCTGCAGGATCTCGCCGTGGGGCACGGCGGTGGCGCCCACCTTGAGCACCGTGGCGGCCTGGCCGGCGGCCTTCGCCCCGCTCCCCGGCACGGCCTGCCCGGCCGTGCCGGCGCTCCCCGCCCCGCCGCAGGCCGCGGCCAGCAGCGCCAGCGGCAGGAGGGCCCCGCCCAGCCGGCGTGTCAGCCGGAGAAGGCCGCGCCCCGACTCCGGGTTCCGTTCGTGCTTCACCGTGACTTCCTCCATCCTCTGCTGCCTCCTCGCTGCGTCGAATGTCCGGACCATCTCCCCATCTCGAAGCGGAGACCTCCAGGATCTCCCTGCGCCGCTCGCCCCGCGCGCTCAGCCCCGGTGGTCGAGCCGTCGGGACAGGCGGTCGCCCGTGAACTGGATCACCTGGACCAGGACCACGAGGACGACGATGGCCCAGAGCAGGACCTTCACCTCGTAGCGCTGGTAGCCGTAGCGGTAGGCCAGGTCCCCCAAGCCCCCGCCGCCCACGGCGCCGGCGACGGCCGAATACTCCACCAGCGAGACGGCGGCCACGGTGATCGCCAGGACCAGATCCGGCAGCGCCTCCCGCCAGAGCACCTTCCAGACCACCTGCCAGCTGCTGGCTCCCATGGCCAGCACCGCCTCCACCGCGCCCCGGTCGACGGCCCGGAGCGACCCCTCCACCAGCCGGGCCACGTACGGCGTGGCGCCCACCGCCATGGGCACCACGGCGGCCGAGGTGCCGATCGAGGTTCCGGCCACCCAGCGGGTGAAGGGGATGAGAGCCACCATCAGGATCAGGAAGGGGACCGACCGCCCCACATTGACCACCGCGGCCAGCGCCCGCTGGAGCACGGGCATGGGCGCGATCAGGCCGTGGTCGAGGACGACCAGCAGCGTCCCGAGGGGGAGCCCGGCCGCCACCGCCAGGAGAAGGCTCAGGCCTACCATGTGGAGCGTCTCCAGCGTCGCTTGAAGAAGTTGCGCCGTCAGGTCAGGCATCGCCCGCCCCCGCCTCCGCCGGGCCCGGCACCGCGGCCGGTACCGCGGCCAGCAGCTGCCGCGCCGCCACCGAGAGGGGCTGTCGCAGAAGGCGCTCGGCCGGGCCGCTCTCCACCACCCGCCCGGACTCCAGCACGACCAGGCGCGAGCAGACCGCCCGGACCGCGCTCAGGTCGTGGCTGACCAGGAGGATGGACACCCCGTACTCCTGCCGGATCTCGTCCAGGAGCCGCAGGATCGACGTGGCCGTGGCCGGGTCCAGCGCCGAGGTCGGCTCGTCACAGAGCAGGAGCGAGGGCGTCAGCGCCAGGGCCCGGGCGATCCCCACCCGCTGCTTCTGGCCCCCGCTCAGCTGGGCCGGGTACGCCTCTTCCCAGCCCCTGAGGCCCACGCGCGCCAGGAGGTTCCTGGCGCGCGCCTCGGCCTCGGCGC includes:
- a CDS encoding ATP-binding cassette domain-containing protein, which gives rise to MTGQAAEAAGRPPVLAVQGLSKRYGPRKALEEVSFELARGEALGVVGRSGAGKSTLIRCIVGLERPESGSIRLQGQEVNRLRGRALRAARRKVGMVFQHFNLLASRTALGNVLLPLELAGVRRAEAEARARNLLARVGLRGWEEAYPAQLSGGQKQRVGIARALALTPSLLLCDEPTSALDPATATSILRLLDEIRQEYGVSILLVSHDLSAVRAVCSRLVVLESGRVVESGPAERLLRQPLSVAARQLLAAVPAAVPGPAEAGAGDA
- a CDS encoding methionine ABC transporter permease, whose product is MPDLTAQLLQATLETLHMVGLSLLLAVAAGLPLGTLLVVLDHGLIAPMPVLQRALAAVVNVGRSVPFLILMVALIPFTRWVAGTSIGTSAAVVPMAVGATPYVARLVEGSLRAVDRGAVEAVLAMGASSWQVVWKVLWREALPDLVLAITVAAVSLVEYSAVAGAVGGGGLGDLAYRYGYQRYEVKVLLWAIVVLVVLVQVIQFTGDRLSRRLDHRG